One window of the Methylovirgula sp. HY1 genome contains the following:
- a CDS encoding ParB/Srx family N-terminal domain-containing protein — MASAVKKITLSASRDIPFNKLVLSQSNVRRIKAGVSIEELAEDIARRTLLQSLTVRPVRDAEGNETGMYEIPAGGRRYRALELLVKQKRLNKTAPVPCVIREDGIPEEDSLAENVQRAPLHPLDQFRAFLTLREKGQSEEEIAAAFFVSVSVVKQRLKLASVSPTLLDAYAEDGMTLDQLMAFTVNGDHARQEQVYERISQSHVREPYMIRRMLTEGAVRASDKRAQFIGLGPYEDAGGIILRDLFQGDDGGWLQDVALVHRLVAEKLEHEADAIRSEGWKWIEVAPDFPYGHTFGLRQLRGEVAPLSPEEESARVALQAESDQLEETYAEADEVPDEVDQRLGEIETALEAFDNRPITFDPAEVARAGAFISIDGSGHLRVERGYVRPEDELPVEPETNPDPAPEAGSDRPYAMAAGADHDATTSQDPAAAAEEPEEDDGLKPLPDRLMTELTAYRTLALRHALGEQPDIAFLAALHALCLKTFYRYAADSCLELDLKCVAFSSQAQGLNDSPLIIALDRRHQAWVATLPKEPEDLWDALTGFDTDSRQGLFAHCVALSVNAVYESYNRKPRALSHADRLADALDLDMVAGGWTPTVDNYLGRVTKARILAAVREAKGENAAQLILHLKKSEMAEKAEELIAGSGWLPEVLRTPGHAAASSTDPSVDADLALQAIGEELAAIGGETAMVESAPSIEDEWAGARSDASAAE, encoded by the coding sequence ATGGCTAGTGCAGTCAAGAAGATCACGCTCAGCGCCTCGCGCGACATCCCCTTCAACAAGCTAGTCCTGTCCCAATCGAATGTCCGGCGCATCAAGGCCGGCGTCTCGATCGAAGAACTCGCTGAGGATATCGCGCGGCGGACCTTGTTGCAGAGTCTTACCGTCCGACCGGTTCGAGATGCCGAAGGCAATGAGACCGGCATGTATGAGATCCCCGCCGGCGGACGGCGCTACCGCGCGCTCGAACTGCTGGTGAAGCAGAAGCGGCTCAATAAGACCGCACCGGTCCCCTGCGTCATCCGCGAAGACGGCATCCCTGAAGAGGACTCGCTTGCCGAGAACGTCCAGCGCGCGCCGTTGCATCCGCTCGATCAGTTTCGGGCTTTTCTGACCCTTCGTGAGAAGGGTCAATCCGAAGAGGAAATTGCCGCGGCCTTCTTCGTTTCCGTGAGCGTCGTCAAGCAGCGGCTGAAACTTGCTTCGGTCTCTCCTACCCTGCTCGACGCCTATGCCGAAGACGGCATGACCCTCGATCAACTCATGGCTTTCACAGTCAATGGCGACCATGCTCGGCAGGAGCAGGTCTATGAGCGGATCTCCCAATCCCATGTCCGGGAGCCCTATATGATCCGCCGCATGCTGACCGAAGGCGCGGTCCGCGCTTCGGACAAGCGGGCGCAGTTCATCGGCCTTGGGCCTTACGAAGACGCCGGCGGGATCATCTTGCGCGACCTTTTCCAGGGTGATGACGGCGGCTGGTTGCAAGATGTTGCTCTCGTCCATCGCCTTGTCGCGGAAAAGCTCGAACACGAAGCGGACGCGATCCGCTCAGAAGGCTGGAAATGGATCGAAGTCGCGCCTGACTTTCCCTATGGTCACACTTTTGGACTTCGCCAGCTTCGCGGTGAAGTGGCCCCGCTCTCGCCGGAGGAGGAATCGGCACGCGTCGCGCTTCAGGCCGAATCCGACCAGCTTGAAGAGACCTATGCCGAGGCCGACGAGGTCCCGGACGAGGTCGATCAGCGTCTTGGCGAGATCGAAACGGCTCTCGAAGCGTTCGACAATCGCCCTATCACTTTCGATCCTGCGGAAGTCGCCCGCGCCGGTGCTTTCATCAGCATCGATGGTTCGGGTCACCTCCGCGTGGAACGCGGCTATGTCCGTCCCGAGGACGAGCTGCCGGTCGAACCCGAGACGAATCCAGACCCGGCGCCGGAAGCCGGGTCCGACCGCCCCTACGCCATGGCAGCTGGCGCCGACCATGACGCAACAACTTCGCAAGATCCGGCGGCAGCCGCTGAAGAACCCGAAGAGGATGATGGGCTAAAGCCCCTGCCCGACCGGCTGATGACGGAACTCACGGCTTATCGGACACTTGCGCTGCGCCACGCACTGGGCGAGCAGCCGGACATCGCCTTCCTCGCGGCCTTGCATGCCCTCTGCCTGAAGACCTTCTACCGCTATGCAGCGGATTCCTGTCTTGAGCTCGATCTGAAATGCGTCGCCTTCAGCTCGCAGGCGCAAGGACTGAACGACAGTCCTTTGATCATCGCTTTGGATCGCAGGCACCAGGCTTGGGTAGCGACCCTGCCGAAAGAACCAGAAGACCTTTGGGATGCGCTCACTGGCTTCGACACCGATAGCCGGCAAGGGCTCTTCGCGCATTGCGTCGCCCTTTCGGTCAATGCGGTCTACGAATCCTATAACCGCAAGCCACGGGCGCTCTCCCATGCCGATCGGCTGGCCGATGCGCTCGATCTCGACATGGTCGCTGGCGGCTGGACGCCGACCGTCGACAATTATCTCGGGCGCGTGACCAAGGCGCGAATCCTTGCGGCTGTGCGCGAGGCGAAAGGTGAGAACGCCGCGCAGCTCATCCTCCATTTGAAGAAGAGCGAGATGGCGGAGAAAGCTGAAGAGCTCATTGCAGGCTCCGGCTGGCTCCCGGAGGTCCTGCGCACGCCGGGGCATGCTGCTGCCAGTTCGACAGATCCTTCCGTGGACGCTGACTTAGCGCTTCAAGCGATCGGCGAAGAATTAGCGGCGATCGGCGGCGAAACGGCCATGGTCGAATCCGCGCCTTCGATTGAAGATGAATGGGCCGGCGCTCGATCCGACGCGAGCGCCGCCGAATAG
- a CDS encoding DUF932 domain-containing protein, translated as MTHVEVLDAARERDGGYKVDVNRGHRIGRVSSEWFSRPADERYLSLSDLFAAVRGRTERSRTRTVESAAIRVEASRGDAERLTLMLPGAETPVTPTHWSFGQLASLVGAPSTYLRQLPASLAGINLQYGLTSHRAEQVKTLEIEDGRVELRAVTGPDYGRIFDHELVAAVQRIAGNGTGDTRWKVPGVLDWSTGVYNPRIDITQDTTTLYASDRDVFLFLVDDLNPIEAGRLPDGSPDLYFRGFYCWNSEVGAKTLGIASFYLRAVCQNRNLWGVEDFEEIKIRHSKYAASRFAREAAPALTRFANSSALSFVNGIKAARERIVARTDEDRSDFLRKRGFSKAETAKIIETVLAEEGRKPESVFDFVQGITAIARNKAHQDARLDLEARAKKLLDRAA; from the coding sequence ATGACGCATGTGGAAGTTCTGGATGCCGCGCGCGAGCGCGATGGCGGCTACAAGGTTGACGTCAATCGCGGTCATAGGATTGGCCGTGTATCTTCCGAGTGGTTTTCTCGGCCGGCGGACGAGCGTTATTTGTCTTTGTCGGACTTGTTTGCCGCTGTGCGCGGCCGAACGGAGCGCAGCCGCACCCGGACGGTGGAGAGCGCGGCGATCCGGGTGGAGGCGAGCCGCGGGGATGCTGAGCGGCTGACGCTCATGCTGCCGGGCGCCGAGACGCCCGTTACGCCGACCCATTGGAGCTTCGGACAGCTCGCGAGCCTTGTCGGCGCACCTTCCACCTATCTCCGACAACTTCCAGCCTCGCTCGCCGGCATCAATCTCCAATACGGCCTGACTTCACATCGAGCCGAACAGGTGAAGACCTTGGAGATCGAGGACGGTCGTGTCGAGCTACGCGCGGTGACCGGTCCCGACTATGGCCGCATCTTCGATCATGAGCTGGTCGCAGCCGTGCAGCGCATTGCAGGCAATGGCACGGGCGACACGCGGTGGAAAGTCCCGGGCGTGTTGGATTGGTCGACCGGCGTCTATAATCCGCGCATCGACATCACCCAGGACACGACGACGCTCTATGCCTCCGATCGCGACGTCTTTCTTTTCCTCGTCGACGACCTCAATCCGATCGAGGCCGGCCGCCTTCCCGATGGTTCCCCTGACCTCTATTTCCGGGGCTTCTATTGCTGGAACTCCGAGGTGGGCGCCAAAACCCTTGGCATCGCGAGCTTCTATCTCCGCGCCGTCTGCCAGAATCGCAATCTCTGGGGTGTCGAAGATTTCGAGGAGATCAAAATCCGGCATTCCAAATACGCCGCTTCGCGCTTCGCGCGTGAGGCTGCGCCGGCGCTGACCCGCTTCGCCAATTCCTCGGCCCTCTCCTTCGTCAACGGCATCAAGGCAGCGCGGGAGAGAATCGTCGCTCGCACCGATGAAGACCGCAGCGACTTCCTGCGCAAGCGCGGCTTCTCGAAGGCGGAGACAGCCAAGATCATAGAGACGGTTCTCGCCGAGGAAGGGCGCAAGCCCGAGAGCGTCTTCGATTTCGTCCAGGGCATCACCGCCATCGCGCGGAACAAGGCCCACCAGGACGCTCGGCTCGATCTCGAGGCGCGGGCAAAGAAGCTGCTCGACCGAGCGGCCTAA
- a CDS encoding toprim domain-containing protein, giving the protein MSETASDLARSLAEHAEAVCRHYLSNGRRYGHYWLVGDVRNVPGRSMFVRLEGAESGKGATGKWTDAATGEHGDLLDVIRESCGLIEFRDVAEEARRFLRLPHPEPRDKPNSVRLFRSSGSGSARRLFAISRPVPGTLAETYLRHRGITDLHDADCLRFHPSCYYRPDPHKPVETWPAMIAPVTDLAGKITGVQRTYLDPYGRSRSSDGKASIDTPRRAMGDLLGNAVRFGAADNVLLAGEGIETILSLRMALPFIPMAAALSAAHLAALLFPASLCRLYIARDADPAGERATDLLAARAQEAGIEAIPLSPRLGDFNEDLRAFGVDELRAALRTQIAPEDVARFTQPARRRAG; this is encoded by the coding sequence ATGTCGGAGACAGCCTCGGATCTGGCCCGCAGTCTCGCCGAACATGCCGAGGCCGTGTGCCGGCATTATCTCTCGAATGGCCGGCGCTATGGCCATTACTGGCTAGTTGGCGATGTCCGCAACGTGCCGGGGCGCTCCATGTTCGTCCGGCTTGAAGGCGCCGAATCCGGCAAAGGCGCAACGGGCAAATGGACGGATGCTGCGACGGGCGAGCACGGCGATCTTCTCGATGTCATCCGCGAGAGCTGCGGCCTTATCGAATTTCGTGACGTCGCTGAGGAAGCGCGGCGGTTCCTGCGGCTTCCCCATCCCGAGCCAAGGGACAAGCCGAATTCCGTCCGCTTATTTCGATCGTCCGGCTCCGGCTCGGCGCGGCGCCTCTTCGCAATCTCACGCCCAGTTCCAGGGACGCTCGCCGAGACCTATCTCCGCCATCGCGGAATCACCGATCTGCATGACGCCGATTGCCTCCGTTTCCATCCGTCTTGCTATTATCGACCTGATCCGCACAAACCCGTCGAAACCTGGCCAGCCATGATCGCCCCCGTCACCGACCTCGCCGGCAAAATTACAGGCGTTCAGCGGACCTATCTTGATCCTTACGGGCGAAGTCGGTCGAGCGATGGCAAAGCCTCAATAGACACACCGCGGCGCGCGATGGGTGACCTTCTCGGCAATGCCGTCCGTTTCGGTGCGGCCGACAACGTTCTCCTTGCCGGCGAAGGGATCGAGACCATACTGTCCTTGCGCATGGCCCTGCCCTTCATACCGATGGCTGCGGCGCTTTCGGCCGCACATCTCGCAGCCCTCCTCTTCCCGGCAAGTCTGTGCCGTCTTTACATAGCGCGTGATGCCGATCCCGCCGGCGAGCGAGCGACCGATCTGCTTGCGGCGCGGGCGCAGGAAGCCGGCATCGAAGCAATCCCGCTGTCGCCGCGTCTCGGCGACTTCAACGAAGATCTCCGCGCCTTTGGTGTCGACGAACTGCGGGCAGCACTCAGGACTCAAATCGCGCCCGAGGACGTCGCCCGGTTTACGCAGCCGGCACGCCGTCGCGCTGGATGA